The Sinomicrobium kalidii region GCACCACCAAGGTATTCTTTCCATCTTCGTTAATCGCTATGACCCTGTATTTCTCATTTTCGCTTACATAGCTGTACATAACATCCCAATCGGTCTGAAAAAGCACGGTATTTTTACCGCTTTCCACTTCGTGCCGAACGAGATATGTGAATTCTGCATCCACATCGGTGGTGTAAAAGAAGTATTTCCCATCCTTGCTGAAACCGGAGGCGGAATAGATCCCGGGCTTGTCCGTATCGGAGATCTCCGTCGTTTGTCCGGTCGTCCGGTCGTACAGAAAAAGCCGGTTTTCACTGGTTGTCACGGATTTTTGCAGGGCCAGTATATTTTCATCTGCGGAGCTACCGGAAATACTGAAGCCTTCCGTATTTTCATAGAGCATTTCCACTGTTTTGTCGGCCATATTCATTTTATACATGTCAAAATACCTGGGATCCCTTTTATTGGAGAGGTAATACATGGATTTTTTGTCCTCACTCCACCCTGCAAAGCTGGATTTGGCTTCTTCTCCCGGGGTCAGGTCTTTCGTGGTCCCGTCCTCTTCCAACAGGTATATATGGTTTATTTCATTACCTCCTTTGTCTGCCGAATAGAGTATTTGCCCGGTTCCGGGAACGTAATCTATAGCAAAAAAGGACTCTTTTTCCGAATGGGTCACCTGCTTTTTTGTGCCGTCCTCAATATTTATTTCGTAAAGATTAAATATTCCGGATTCGTCACTGCTCACCAACAGTCTGGACTCATCGGAAGAAAAAGATCCCCCGCTAATACGGCTGTTGCCGTAAAACTGTTCTATGGTATATTGCTCAATCTCCCTTGCTTCCTGTTTTTTTTCGGTATTACAGGACAACACGAGGAAAACGGTCAGTAAAAGAACGTTGGTTTTCATAAGATGCATTTTTAATTGGTTGTTGTAACTATCTGACTGTTAATCTTCTTAAAAGTTACATTTTTTTCAGGAAATATCCCATTCCGGTTTGAGTTTATCCTGAGTTTACCAAAAGGATGAGGGCTCCGTTGCGCCGTAGCATTCGCCCTCATGATAAGAATCACTTACGTATATCAAATAAAAAACCCGGTGCATTACACCGGGCCGGATATTATAAAGATATTTTTTCGACGGGAAGAAAACACAATTCCTTCCTTTTTCCCTAACAAAAGGACTTATTTTTCTTCTTTATATTTTTCATTAAGGATCTTCAGGACCTCTTCGGTGATGTCCTTGCCTTCTTCACCATATAAAACGCTCCCCGCTTCATTGGCCCCCAGAATATAGGTATACCCGTTATTTTTACCATATTCCTTTACGAAATCGCGTACTTTTTCTATCAGTGAATCTATTTGTTCCTGACTTTCCTGCTGCAATTGCATTTCCTCCTGCTGTACCTGTTGCTGAATTTGCTGCCGCTTTTGCATTAAGGTGTTATACTTTTCCTGTGCCTTGCTTTGGGACATCTTGGATGCTTCATTCTGAAAAACCTGTGCCTCGGCCTGTAATGCCTTGGACAAACTATCGGTTTTTTTCTCGAAAGTATCCAGTTTTCCCTTGAATTTGGCTTCTACGTCCTTCTTTTCCTGATAATCGTTGATAAGCTTGGTATTATCCACGAAAGCAATTTTATTCTGCTGACAGGAAAGCAATCCCAGTAGAGCCACTCCGGCTATGATAATTTTCTTCATAGGTGTACAAATTTGTTTATACGCAAAAATAGAAAAGTTTTCAAAGTAGCCTATCGGAGTGTTGTTTAATTTTATTTTTTCATTTTTCAGAAGACCGGACAATTTAAGGCCCCTCATAATCAATTTTTATTCGTCTTATAAACACAATAAGATATGGCTATTATATTTAAGCTGAATAAATGCGATTTAAGACAGTTTTTCTGTTTTGCCGGGGATGGCTCCTATACAGCCGTGAAACTTCGAAAAAACGTCTTATTTCAATTATTTTGATGTTTAATCACATAAATCAGGGAAGAGTACTCCTTAGAGCGCGCAGCTTTACGATTGGAAAGCCACCCTGTACAAAAAGCCCGAAAAATATTCATTTTCCCGTTTTTGTATTTTTCGGAAAGCAGGCTTACATAATACGCATCAAATTTCATGGGGATGATCTGTTCCACCTCCATTCCTTTTTCCGAAAAAAGCGATCTTACCGCATCCGAAGAAAAATGCCAGAGATGCCTGGGGACATCATAGGCTGCCCAATATTCCTTATAATATTCTGCATCGTAGGAACGAAAATTGGGAACAGCAATAAAAAGTGTGCCATTTTTCCGGAGCAGTTTTTTTAACTCTTCCAGTTGACGTTCCAGATCGGGCACATGCTCGAGTACATGCCACATGGTGATAATGTCATATGCAGACCGTTTATCTTCCACAAAAGAGGCGTCCGGTTTTTCGAAAAGTAAAATTCCTTTTTCCCCTGCCCTTTTCCGTGCCGATGTATTGGGTTCAGTTCCGTTAACATTCCACCCGTCTTTTTTTGCCACAGCCAGAAAATCGCCGGTACCTGCACCAATATCCAAAAGGGCTCCCTTTCCCGGATCTGCGGCATTGATGTATTTCAATTTTTGCCTCAGGGCATAACTTTTTACCAGGTGATAGATTTTCTCAAACCAGCTCCGCCGGGCATCAGTATGGGAAATATAATCTTCACTTTTATAATATTCAGGAAGTTCATCTGCTTTCGGCGCCGGATGTGTATAAAGCATCTGGTGTTTTTCATCCCTGATCAGGGAAAATGTTTTACCGCTTACCGTATGGTCTTTACATCTCAGGTAAACGGGGTTTTCGGTAGTGTTCATTAAAGGGAACTTAAATATTCGGTTTTCAGTTCTTTCAGGTAATTGACAATTACATTGTGGTGTAACGAATTTAAAGATAAACAATCGTCTTCATATGCTGAAGACACCCGCATTGCAATGTAATGATATGTTTCATCGTAATCATCATCCTTATCATATTCATTATTGTCTGTTATTTCGGTAAAGTCCAGATATGAATTGTTGATTTGCGGCGCAAAAACAAAAACATCAAAATCCGTGTCGTTCAAATTCACAGAAAACCTGCTTCCTCTTCCATGTGGCTCCAGCTTATATTTTTTGGAAAGAAAGTTAAAAAAATGCAATCCCTTTTCCCGGTTCTCAAATACGAAGAGATTCTTTTCGGTCTTTAAACTTTTATCGATATCCACTCCCCTGTCAATTCGATACTCACTTATTTGCGGTGCCAGTTTTATGGGAATACATCCGTGTATTAAAACAAAGGAAGAAAGCAAACAAAGGAGTTGACAAAGGTGTTTCACGTGGAACGCTGCTTTTTATTATATGTTTTAAAACCGAAAAAACAGCATTTACCTTCCCATATACACCAGCATTACACTGATATCACTCGGTGATACTCCGCTTATCCGCGATGCTTGAGAAAGTGTTGCCGGGCGAATGTCTTTCAATTTTTCACGCGCCTCGAAAGAGAGTGATTTTAATTTGTCGTAATCAAAATTCCCGGGTATGGCAATATCTTCCAAACGGTTCAGTTTATCGGCATTGTTCTTTTCCTTTTCGATGTACCCGGCATATTTTACCTGTATCTCGGCCTGATCCATCACTTCCTTATTGAGGTTATTTTCTTCGACATACGCTTTTACCTCTCCTACCCGAAGCATATCGTTCATAGTAATTTTTGGTCTGGAAAACACCTTGTATATTTTATCGGACTGTTTCATCGGCGAAGATTTCCTCTCCTCCAGGACGGGATTCATTTCCGAAGGATCGACACTTGTTTCTTTAAAGAAGTGAATAAACGCATCTGCATCGTGCCTCTTTTTTTCCATTTGCCGCAATCGCTTTTCAGAAGCCAACCCGATAGCATGTGATCTCGGCGTCAACCTGAAATCGGCATTATCCTGCCGCAAAAGTGTCCTGTATTCGGCTCTTGAAGTAAACATTCGATAGGGTTCTTCGGTCCCCTTGGTTATCAGGTCATCGATAAGAACCCCTATATAAGCCTCATTTCGCTTAAGAATAAAAGGTTCTTTTTCATATACTTTAAGATGTGCATTTACACCTGCCATAAGTCCTTGCGAAGCCGCTTCTTCATAACCCGTTGTCCCGTTGATCTGACCGGCAAAAAACAGGTTTTCCACCAGTTTCGTTTCGAGCGTATGCCTGAGTTGCGTAGGCGGAAAATAATCGTATTCTATGGCATAACCGGGACGAAAGAATTTTACATTCTCAAAACCGGTCACCGAACGCAGTGCTTTAAACTGTACATCTTCC contains the following coding sequences:
- a CDS encoding OmpH family outer membrane protein, which produces MKKIIIAGVALLGLLSCQQNKIAFVDNTKLINDYQEKKDVEAKFKGKLDTFEKKTDSLSKALQAEAQVFQNEASKMSQSKAQEKYNTLMQKRQQIQQQVQQEEMQLQQESQEQIDSLIEKVRDFVKEYGKNNGYTYILGANEAGSVLYGEEGKDITEEVLKILNEKYKEEK
- a CDS encoding class I SAM-dependent methyltransferase, producing the protein MNTTENPVYLRCKDHTVSGKTFSLIRDEKHQMLYTHPAPKADELPEYYKSEDYISHTDARRSWFEKIYHLVKSYALRQKLKYINAADPGKGALLDIGAGTGDFLAVAKKDGWNVNGTEPNTSARKRAGEKGILLFEKPDASFVEDKRSAYDIITMWHVLEHVPDLERQLEELKKLLRKNGTLFIAVPNFRSYDAEYYKEYWAAYDVPRHLWHFSSDAVRSLFSEKGMEVEQIIPMKFDAYYVSLLSEKYKNGKMNIFRAFCTGWLSNRKAARSKEYSSLIYVIKHQNN